One segment of Panicum virgatum strain AP13 chromosome 1K, P.virgatum_v5, whole genome shotgun sequence DNA contains the following:
- the LOC120703461 gene encoding copper transport protein ATX1-like isoform X1 yields MAAELTMQTVVLKVTMSCEGCAGAVRRVLSKMEGVETFDIDLKEQKVTVKGNVKPEDVFQTVSKSGKKTSYWEGEATAPSAPAPVAEAALSTEAEAPAAEAAPEITPVKPDA; encoded by the exons ATGGCTGCTGAG TTGACCATGCAGACTGTTGTCCTCAAGGTGACTATGTCATGCGAGGGTTGCGCCGGGGCGGTCAGGAGAGTGCTCTCAAAGATGGaag GAGTTGAGACCTTTGACATAGACCTCAAGGAGCAGAAGGTGACAGTCAAAGGCAATGTCAAGCCTGAAGATGTCTTCCAGACGGTTTCCAAGTCGGGGAAGAAGACCTCCTACTGGGAGGGCGAAGCCACAGCACCGTCTGCTCCGGCTCCAGTAGCAGAAGCAGCTCTCAGCACCGAGGCAGAAGCGCCTGCCGCGGAGGCTGCACCAGAGATCACCCCAGTCAAGCCTGACGCTTGA
- the LOC120703468 gene encoding zinc finger A20 and AN1 domain-containing stress-associated protein 5-like isoform X2, translated as MAEEQQQRQRWQEGHRLCANNCGFFGSPATLDLCSKCYRDLNHRQPAAPAPPAFAPPPAAASASEASEAGAAAPSEPEAPAPAPAAGACSRQAGRCASCRKRVGLTGFACRCGATFCGVHRYPERHACAFDFRAAGRDAIARANPVVRGDKLKDKV; from the coding sequence atggcggaggagcagcagcagcggcagaggTGGCAGGAGGGCCACCGCCTGTGCGCCAACAACTGCGGCTTCTTCGGCAGCCCCGCCACGCTGGACCTCTGCTCCAAGTGCTACCGCGACCTCAACCACCGGcagcccgccgcccccgcgccgccggccttcgcgccgccccccgccgccgcctcggcctcaGAAGCTTCCGAggcgggcgccgcggcgccTTCCGAACCCgaggctccggcgccggcccccGCGGCGGGCGCCTGCAGCAGGCAGGCGGGCAGGTGCGCGAGCTGCCGGAAGCGCGTGGGCCTGACGGGGTTCGCGTGCCGCTGCGGCGCCACCTTCTGCGGCGTGCACCGGTACCCGGAGCGGCACGCGTGCGCCTTCGacttccgcgccgccggccgcgacgCCATCGCGCGCGCCAACCCCGTCGTCAGGGGCGACAAGCTCAAGGACAAGGTCTGA
- the LOC120703481 gene encoding protein LITTLE ZIPPER 4-like, whose translation MERLNTKLYLQNCYIMKENERLRKAALLLNQENQALLSELKHRLAKSAAAGAGAGNNNSSNGAAAAAAANRASPKPGIDAAPLAQAGGKGKPAPKPK comes from the coding sequence ATGGAGCGGCTGAACACGAAGCTGTACCTGCAGAACTGCTACATCATGAAGGAGAACGAGCGGCTGCGCAAGGCGGCCCTGCTGCTCAACCAGGAGAACCAGGCCCTGCTCTCCGAGCTCAAGCACCGCCTCGCCAagtccgccgcggccggcgccggcgccggcaacaacaacagcagcaacggggcggcggcggcggcggcggctaacCGCGCGTCGCCGAAGCCCGGCATCGACGCCGCGCCGCTGGCTCAGGCCGGCGGCAAGGGCAAGCCTGCTCCCAAGCCCAAGTAG
- the LOC120703461 gene encoding copper transport protein ATX1-like isoform X2 translates to MAAETVVLKVTMSCEGCAGAVRRVLSKMEGVETFDIDLKEQKVTVKGNVKPEDVFQTVSKSGKKTSYWEGEATAPSAPAPVAEAALSTEAEAPAAEAAPEITPVKPDA, encoded by the exons ATGGCTGCTGAG ACTGTTGTCCTCAAGGTGACTATGTCATGCGAGGGTTGCGCCGGGGCGGTCAGGAGAGTGCTCTCAAAGATGGaag GAGTTGAGACCTTTGACATAGACCTCAAGGAGCAGAAGGTGACAGTCAAAGGCAATGTCAAGCCTGAAGATGTCTTCCAGACGGTTTCCAAGTCGGGGAAGAAGACCTCCTACTGGGAGGGCGAAGCCACAGCACCGTCTGCTCCGGCTCCAGTAGCAGAAGCAGCTCTCAGCACCGAGGCAGAAGCGCCTGCCGCGGAGGCTGCACCAGAGATCACCCCAGTCAAGCCTGACGCTTGA
- the LOC120703468 gene encoding uncharacterized protein LOC120703468 isoform X1, which yields MMVNKWISEDWARQHALCQERRLMMPGPAHHQGSLSLGEYKNTWSESHPGQSCNDFTAYAMSHMGRATSDVAYNPAAPPEAYTNPSIHAHINAYTEVGRALHGETWDPTTAPLSGEAIVRAGQGKKHGRYLIANSLVDTASTASLSQLRASTTDSTPPIRPRPETSVASVHQRHAEMEAKFEEERRCRMEIEAKLEQERKLREEQSVMLQSMVTWMQGLGASMNYATPPPPFVLPAQPYFPAGPSDTPNQS from the exons ATGATGGTGAACAAGTGGATCAGCGAGGATTGGGCCCGCCAGCACGCCTTATGCCAGGAGCGCCGCTTGATGATGCCGGGTCCGGCACATCATCAAGGGAGTCTTAGCCTCGGCGAGTACAAGAATACTTGG TCGGAGTCTCATCCAGGCCAGTCTTGCAACGACTTCACGGCGTACGCCATGTCTCACATGGGCAGGGCGACGTCGGACGTGGCCTACAACCCGGCGGCTCCACCAGAGGCCTACACAAACCCAAGCATCCACGCGCACATCAATGCGTACACGGAGGTGGGAAGGGCGCTCCACGGGGAGACTTGGGATCCGACCACCGCGCCACTCTCCGGAGAAGCCATCGTGAGGgcgggacaagggaagaagcaCGGGCGGTACTTGATCGCCAACAGCTTGGTCGACACGGCGAGTACGGCCAGTCTCTCGCAGCTTAGGGCAAGTACCACCGACTCGACCCCGCCCATTCGCCCACggcctgagacttcagtggccagcgtgcaccagagacat gccgagatggaggcaaagtttgaggaggagaggaggtgccgaatggagatcgaggccaagctggagcaggagcggaagctgAGGGAGGAGCAGTCGGTTATGTTGCAAAGCATGGTCACCTGGATGCAAGGACTTGGCGCGTCGATGAACTAtgcgacgccgcctcctcccttcgtcttaccagctcagccttaCTTTCCTGCAGGACCTTCTGATACTCCC AATCAGTCGTAG